The segment GGGGTGGGGctctgtccgtctgtctgtctgtccgggggtgggggcagggaggggtcTGCCCGTCTGTCTGTCCGTGCAAAGGGCGGGGAAGGTGGGGAGTCTGTCAGTGTGGGGGGAGCGGAGTCGGTCTGTCTGGGGGGGGGTGCAGCACAGGGGATCTGTGTGTCTAACTGGGGGGGAGGAGcaggtgtctgtctgtccggACGGGAAGGTGGGGGGGGTTCTGTCTGTCCATCCGgggggctctccctgctgcgaagtgtccatctgtctgtccaaagggcagcacaggaggtCTGTCCGTCCTGGGGGAATAGAAGAGTGggggtgtctgtctgtctgtctgtctgtctgtccggCACCCTCaccctcccccctccccagcccccgCCACATGCGCGCCCCCCGGGATGAGCTCCAAGGCCAAGCGGGTGCTGCCCACCcgccctgagccccccagcgTGGAGCAGATCCTGGCCGACGTGCGGGGCGCGCTCCCCACCGACCCCGTCTTCGTCCTCCCCGCCGAGCCCCCGCAGGACCACGGCCCCGCTCCAGGTGAGCCCGCACTGGGGAGAAGGTTGGGGGGACGTGGggatcccccccagccccgctgagccccGGCTCTGCCCGCCAGGCTGCCCCGAGCCCGCGGCCGAGGAGCTGTACCGGCAGATCCGCTCCTACGTGGGGA is part of the Catharus ustulatus isolate bCatUst1 chromosome 29, bCatUst1.pri.v2, whole genome shotgun sequence genome and harbors:
- the C29H19orf25 gene encoding UPF0449 protein C19orf25 homolog, producing MSSKAKRVLPTRPEPPSVEQILADVRGALPTDPVFVLPAEPPQDHGPAPGCPEPAAEELYRQIRSYVGMNQRLQQSRERLRERRRELRRVGEELERGIAEMRQKAF